In the Helianthus annuus cultivar XRQ/B chromosome 11, HanXRQr2.0-SUNRISE, whole genome shotgun sequence genome, one interval contains:
- the LOC110890029 gene encoding G-type lectin S-receptor-like serine/threonine-protein kinase At4g27290 isoform X1, with the protein MAERRVTKTKLIFGFQVILYASIICTYAADTLSANQTIKYNETIVSPQETFELGFFSPGNSKNHYVGIWYKKRSYRTVVWVANRNTPLTHTSGELTLTLRGVLIIRDATMGNITWSSANSSNTSVTNPTAQLLDTGNFIVYDGLNQENPIWQSFDFLSDTLLPGMKYGVDFVTGFERRYTSWKSDDDPAFGEFSYGIDIRGYPQAILMDGPNVKFRGGPWNGLRYTGYPNLRPNPIYNYTFVLNKRETYFRYDLINTSVLMRVVLFPNGTIQRLLWADDNQVWKIYLGPLGDQCDLYAVCGPFGSCNIETSPVCECLKGFEPKSPEQWRAAESSQGCKRTIPLDCGPGEGFNQYSNLKLPDTRSSWYNQTMTLGECEKKCKSDCSCTAYTNLNISGAGSGCLLWFGDLMDIRTYSKNGDTLYIRMPPSELDLIANGTSSSVGIRVRVMVPIASVVLVILVSIYLLFYRFKRKKQHQQGTHTNMIEHDPENRNGDEDLELPLFSMFTLLKATNNFSMYNKLGEGGFGPVYKGVLEDGHEIAVKRLAKTSTQGLYEFKNEVISISKLQHRNLVKLLGCCIDGSEKILIYEYMPNKGLDSFIFDKSQSKLLEWPTRYQIINGIARGLLYLHQDSRLRIVHRDLKVSNILLDMDMNPKISDFGTARTFGEKQLEANTNRVVGTYGYMAPEYAGDGIFSTKSDVYSFGVVVLEIVSGEKNRGFIHKKHCNNLIGHTWGLHNEGKSLQLVDKCLGDSINASQVIRLIHVGLLCVQRHPEDRPTMTSVILMLGSEGPLPSPKEPGFYIGENMQDTPQSSSSYGISSNNGVSITMLDGR; encoded by the exons ATGGCGGAAAGAAGAGTGACCAAGACGAAGTTGATATTTGGCTTCCAAGTTATACTCTACGCATCAATAATCTGTACGTATGCTGCAGATACCCTATCTGCAAACCAAACCATTAAATACAATGAAACCATCGTTTCACCACAAGAAACCTTCGAGCTTGGTTTCTTTAGCCCCGGAAACTCCAAGAACCATTATGTCGGAATTTGGTACAAGAAAAGATCGTACCGAACCGTTGTATGGGTAGCTAACCGCAACACACCACTCACACATACCTCTGGCGAGCTAACTCTCACCCTTCGGGGAGTTTTAATTATCCGCGACGCCACCATGGGCAATATCACATGGTCATCAGCGAACTCATCAAACACATCGGTGACGAATCCAACTGCTCAGCTTCTAGATACAGGCAACTTTATAGTTTACGATGGCCTCAATCAAGAAAATCCCATATGGCAAAGTTTTGACTTTTTGTCAGATACTTTACTTCCCGGGATGAAGTACGGGGTAGATTTTGTTACCGGTTTTGAAAGGCGTTACACGTCGTGGAAATCCGACGACGATCCTGCTTTCGGTGAATTTTCTTATGGGATTGATATCAGAGGTTATCCTCAGGCGATCCTAATGGATGGCCCGAACGTAAAGTTCCGGGGAGGTCCATGGAACGGACTAAGGTATACCGGATACCCTAATTTGAGGCCTAACCCTATTTACAACTACACGTTTGTTCTTAATAAAAGAGAAACTTACTTCCGGTATGATCTTATAAATACTTCGGTTTTAATGCGAGTGGTGTTGTTTCCAAATGGTACTATACAGCGCTTGTTATGGGCTGATGACAACCAAGTATGGAAGATTTATTTGGGCCCACTAGGGGATCAATGTGATCTCTACGCTGTGTGCGGTCCGTTCGGCAGCTGCAACATTGAAACCTCTCCTGTTTGTGAATGTTTGAAGGGGTTTGAACCCAAATCTCCGGAACAGTGGAGGGCTGCAGAGTCTTCACAAGGGTGTAAACGCACTATCCCTTTGGATTGTGGACCTGGGGAGGGGTTCAACCAATATTCTAACCTAAAGTTACCCGACACACGATCGTCATGGTATAACCAGACCATGACCCTTGGGGAATGTGAGAAGAAGTGCAAAAGTGATTGTTCATGTACTGCTTACACAAATTTGAATATCTCAGGGGCCGGGAGTGGTTGCTTGCTATGGTTCGGTGACCTAATGGATATCAGAACATATTCTAAAAACGGGGATACTCTTTATATACGCATGCCACCTTCCGAGTTAG ACTTGATAGCAAACGGCACCAGCTCAAGTGTAGGGATAAGAGTACGAGTTATGGTCCCCATAGCATCTGTTGTTTTGGTCATCCTAGTTTCAATATACTTACTATTTTATCGTTTTAAAAGGAAGAAGCAACATCAACAAG GGACACACACaaacatgattgaacatgatCCTGAAAATAGAAATGGTGACGAAGATCTAGAGTTACCCTTGTTTAGCATGTTTACATTACTTAAAGCCACTAACAACTTTTCGATGTACAACAAACTTGGAGAGGGAGGTTTTGGCCCCGTTTACAAG GGTGTACTGGAAGACGGGCATGAAATAGCAGTGAAGCGGCTAGCAAAAACATCCACTCAAGGACTTTACGAGTTCAAGAATGAAGTCATCTCAATATCTAAACTACAACATCGCAATCTTGTCAAGCTTTTGGGATGTTGCATAGATGGTTCCGAAAAGATATTGATTTATGAATATATGCCAAACAAAGGCCTCGATTCCTTCATATTTG ATAAATCTCAAAGCAAACTCCTCGAGTGGCCTACACGTTACCAGATTATCAATGGAATTGCTCGTGGACTTCTTTATCTTCACCAAGACTCTCGGCTTAGAATTGTACATAGAGATCTCAAAGTTAGCAATATTTTGCTAGACATGGATATGAACCCAAAGATATCAGATTTTGGTACAGCTAGAACTTTTGGAGAAAAGCAGTTGGAAGCAAACACAAACAGAGTGGTTGGAACATA TGGCTACATGGCGCCTGAGTATGCGGGTGATGGTATCTTTTCAACAAAGTCAGATGTATACAGCTTTGGCGTGGTAGTGTTGGAAATTGTGTCCGGGGAGAAAAACAGAGGATTTATCCACAAAAAACACTGCAACAACCTTATTGGACAT ACATGGGGACTCCATAATGAGGGCAAATCATTGCAGTTAGTTGATAAGTGCCTAGGTGACTCAATCAATGCATCTCAGGTAATACGATTGATCCATGTTGGTTTGTTGTGTGTTCAACGTCACCCAGAAGATAGACCGACTATGACTTCTGTGATCTTGATGCTAGGCAGTGAAGGTCCATTGCCTTCACCCAAAGAACCTGGTTTTTACATTGGAGAAA
- the LOC110890029 gene encoding G-type lectin S-receptor-like serine/threonine-protein kinase At4g27290 isoform X2 yields the protein MAERRVTKTKLIFGFQVILYASIICTYAADTLSANQTIKYNETIVSPQETFELGFFSPGNSKNHYVGIWYKKRSYRTVVWVANRNTPLTHTSGELTLTLRGVLIIRDATMGNITWSSANSSNTSVTNPTAQLLDTGNFIVYDGLNQENPIWQSFDFLSDTLLPGMKYGVDFVTGFERRYTSWKSDDDPAFGEFSYGIDIRGYPQAILMDGPNVKFRGGPWNGLRYTGYPNLRPNPIYNYTFVLNKRETYFRYDLINTSVLMRVVLFPNGTIQRLLWADDNQVWKIYLGPLGDQCDLYAVCGPFGSCNIETSPVCECLKGFEPKSPEQWRAAESSQGCKRTIPLDCGPGEGFNQYSNLKLPDTRSSWYNQTMTLGECEKKCKSDCSCTAYTNLNISGAGSGCLLWFGDLMDIRTYSKNGDTLYIRMPPSELDLIANGTSSSVGIRVRVMVPIASVVLVILVSIYLLFYRFKRKKQHQQGTHTNMIEHDPENRNGDEDLELPLFSMFTLLKATNNFSMYNKLGEGGFGPVYKGVLEDGHEIAVKRLAKTSTQGLYEFKNEVISISKLQHRNLVKLLGCCIDGSEKILIYEYMPNKGLDSFIFDKSQSKLLEWPTRYQIINGIARGLLYLHQDSRLRIVHRDLKVSNILLDMDMNPKISDFGTARTFGEKQLEANTNRVVGTYGYMAPEYAGDGIFSTKSDVYSFGVVVLEIVSGEKNRGFIHKKHCNNLIGHTWGLHNEGKSLQLVDKCLGDSINASQAVKVHCLHPKNLVFTLEKICKILHNLQAHME from the exons ATGGCGGAAAGAAGAGTGACCAAGACGAAGTTGATATTTGGCTTCCAAGTTATACTCTACGCATCAATAATCTGTACGTATGCTGCAGATACCCTATCTGCAAACCAAACCATTAAATACAATGAAACCATCGTTTCACCACAAGAAACCTTCGAGCTTGGTTTCTTTAGCCCCGGAAACTCCAAGAACCATTATGTCGGAATTTGGTACAAGAAAAGATCGTACCGAACCGTTGTATGGGTAGCTAACCGCAACACACCACTCACACATACCTCTGGCGAGCTAACTCTCACCCTTCGGGGAGTTTTAATTATCCGCGACGCCACCATGGGCAATATCACATGGTCATCAGCGAACTCATCAAACACATCGGTGACGAATCCAACTGCTCAGCTTCTAGATACAGGCAACTTTATAGTTTACGATGGCCTCAATCAAGAAAATCCCATATGGCAAAGTTTTGACTTTTTGTCAGATACTTTACTTCCCGGGATGAAGTACGGGGTAGATTTTGTTACCGGTTTTGAAAGGCGTTACACGTCGTGGAAATCCGACGACGATCCTGCTTTCGGTGAATTTTCTTATGGGATTGATATCAGAGGTTATCCTCAGGCGATCCTAATGGATGGCCCGAACGTAAAGTTCCGGGGAGGTCCATGGAACGGACTAAGGTATACCGGATACCCTAATTTGAGGCCTAACCCTATTTACAACTACACGTTTGTTCTTAATAAAAGAGAAACTTACTTCCGGTATGATCTTATAAATACTTCGGTTTTAATGCGAGTGGTGTTGTTTCCAAATGGTACTATACAGCGCTTGTTATGGGCTGATGACAACCAAGTATGGAAGATTTATTTGGGCCCACTAGGGGATCAATGTGATCTCTACGCTGTGTGCGGTCCGTTCGGCAGCTGCAACATTGAAACCTCTCCTGTTTGTGAATGTTTGAAGGGGTTTGAACCCAAATCTCCGGAACAGTGGAGGGCTGCAGAGTCTTCACAAGGGTGTAAACGCACTATCCCTTTGGATTGTGGACCTGGGGAGGGGTTCAACCAATATTCTAACCTAAAGTTACCCGACACACGATCGTCATGGTATAACCAGACCATGACCCTTGGGGAATGTGAGAAGAAGTGCAAAAGTGATTGTTCATGTACTGCTTACACAAATTTGAATATCTCAGGGGCCGGGAGTGGTTGCTTGCTATGGTTCGGTGACCTAATGGATATCAGAACATATTCTAAAAACGGGGATACTCTTTATATACGCATGCCACCTTCCGAGTTAG ACTTGATAGCAAACGGCACCAGCTCAAGTGTAGGGATAAGAGTACGAGTTATGGTCCCCATAGCATCTGTTGTTTTGGTCATCCTAGTTTCAATATACTTACTATTTTATCGTTTTAAAAGGAAGAAGCAACATCAACAAG GGACACACACaaacatgattgaacatgatCCTGAAAATAGAAATGGTGACGAAGATCTAGAGTTACCCTTGTTTAGCATGTTTACATTACTTAAAGCCACTAACAACTTTTCGATGTACAACAAACTTGGAGAGGGAGGTTTTGGCCCCGTTTACAAG GGTGTACTGGAAGACGGGCATGAAATAGCAGTGAAGCGGCTAGCAAAAACATCCACTCAAGGACTTTACGAGTTCAAGAATGAAGTCATCTCAATATCTAAACTACAACATCGCAATCTTGTCAAGCTTTTGGGATGTTGCATAGATGGTTCCGAAAAGATATTGATTTATGAATATATGCCAAACAAAGGCCTCGATTCCTTCATATTTG ATAAATCTCAAAGCAAACTCCTCGAGTGGCCTACACGTTACCAGATTATCAATGGAATTGCTCGTGGACTTCTTTATCTTCACCAAGACTCTCGGCTTAGAATTGTACATAGAGATCTCAAAGTTAGCAATATTTTGCTAGACATGGATATGAACCCAAAGATATCAGATTTTGGTACAGCTAGAACTTTTGGAGAAAAGCAGTTGGAAGCAAACACAAACAGAGTGGTTGGAACATA TGGCTACATGGCGCCTGAGTATGCGGGTGATGGTATCTTTTCAACAAAGTCAGATGTATACAGCTTTGGCGTGGTAGTGTTGGAAATTGTGTCCGGGGAGAAAAACAGAGGATTTATCCACAAAAAACACTGCAACAACCTTATTGGACAT ACATGGGGACTCCATAATGAGGGCAAATCATTGCAGTTAGTTGATAAGTGCCTAGGTGACTCAATCAATGCATCTCAG GCAGTGAAGGTCCATTGCCTTCACCCAAAGAACCTGGTTTTTACATTGGAGAAA
- the LOC110890029 gene encoding G-type lectin S-receptor-like serine/threonine-protein kinase At4g27290 isoform X3, whose amino-acid sequence MAERRVTKTKLIFGFQVILYASIICTYAADTLSANQTIKYNETIVSPQETFELGFFSPGNSKNHYVGIWYKKRSYRTVVWVANRNTPLTHTSGELTLTLRGVLIIRDATMGNITWSSANSSNTSVTNPTAQLLDTGNFIVYDGLNQENPIWQSFDFLSDTLLPGMKYGVDFVTGFERRYTSWKSDDDPAFGEFSYGIDIRGYPQAILMDGPNVKFRGGPWNGLRYTGYPNLRPNPIYNYTFVLNKRETYFRYDLINTSVLMRVVLFPNGTIQRLLWADDNQVWKIYLGPLGDQCDLYAVCGPFGSCNIETSPVCECLKGFEPKSPEQWRAAESSQGCKRTIPLDCGPGEGFNQYSNLKLPDTRSSWYNQTMTLGECEKKCKSDCSCTAYTNLNISGAGSGCLLWFGDLMDIRTYSKNGDTLYIRMPPSELDLIANGTSSSVGIRVRVMVPIASVVLVILVSIYLLFYRFKRKKQHQQGTHTNMIEHDPENRNGDEDLELPLFSMFTLLKATNNFSMYNKLGEGGFGPVYKGVLEDGHEIAVKRLAKTSTQGLYEFKNEVISISKLQHRNLVKLLGCCIDGSEKILIYEYMPNKGLDSFIFDKSQSKLLEWPTRYQIINGIARGLLYLHQDSRLRIVHRDLKVSNILLDMDMNPKISDFGTARTFGEKQLEANTNRVVGTYGYMAPEYAGDGIFSTKSDVYSFGVVVLEIVSGEKNRGFIHKKHCNNLIGHVYSIKRFCSSSLGCL is encoded by the exons ATGGCGGAAAGAAGAGTGACCAAGACGAAGTTGATATTTGGCTTCCAAGTTATACTCTACGCATCAATAATCTGTACGTATGCTGCAGATACCCTATCTGCAAACCAAACCATTAAATACAATGAAACCATCGTTTCACCACAAGAAACCTTCGAGCTTGGTTTCTTTAGCCCCGGAAACTCCAAGAACCATTATGTCGGAATTTGGTACAAGAAAAGATCGTACCGAACCGTTGTATGGGTAGCTAACCGCAACACACCACTCACACATACCTCTGGCGAGCTAACTCTCACCCTTCGGGGAGTTTTAATTATCCGCGACGCCACCATGGGCAATATCACATGGTCATCAGCGAACTCATCAAACACATCGGTGACGAATCCAACTGCTCAGCTTCTAGATACAGGCAACTTTATAGTTTACGATGGCCTCAATCAAGAAAATCCCATATGGCAAAGTTTTGACTTTTTGTCAGATACTTTACTTCCCGGGATGAAGTACGGGGTAGATTTTGTTACCGGTTTTGAAAGGCGTTACACGTCGTGGAAATCCGACGACGATCCTGCTTTCGGTGAATTTTCTTATGGGATTGATATCAGAGGTTATCCTCAGGCGATCCTAATGGATGGCCCGAACGTAAAGTTCCGGGGAGGTCCATGGAACGGACTAAGGTATACCGGATACCCTAATTTGAGGCCTAACCCTATTTACAACTACACGTTTGTTCTTAATAAAAGAGAAACTTACTTCCGGTATGATCTTATAAATACTTCGGTTTTAATGCGAGTGGTGTTGTTTCCAAATGGTACTATACAGCGCTTGTTATGGGCTGATGACAACCAAGTATGGAAGATTTATTTGGGCCCACTAGGGGATCAATGTGATCTCTACGCTGTGTGCGGTCCGTTCGGCAGCTGCAACATTGAAACCTCTCCTGTTTGTGAATGTTTGAAGGGGTTTGAACCCAAATCTCCGGAACAGTGGAGGGCTGCAGAGTCTTCACAAGGGTGTAAACGCACTATCCCTTTGGATTGTGGACCTGGGGAGGGGTTCAACCAATATTCTAACCTAAAGTTACCCGACACACGATCGTCATGGTATAACCAGACCATGACCCTTGGGGAATGTGAGAAGAAGTGCAAAAGTGATTGTTCATGTACTGCTTACACAAATTTGAATATCTCAGGGGCCGGGAGTGGTTGCTTGCTATGGTTCGGTGACCTAATGGATATCAGAACATATTCTAAAAACGGGGATACTCTTTATATACGCATGCCACCTTCCGAGTTAG ACTTGATAGCAAACGGCACCAGCTCAAGTGTAGGGATAAGAGTACGAGTTATGGTCCCCATAGCATCTGTTGTTTTGGTCATCCTAGTTTCAATATACTTACTATTTTATCGTTTTAAAAGGAAGAAGCAACATCAACAAG GGACACACACaaacatgattgaacatgatCCTGAAAATAGAAATGGTGACGAAGATCTAGAGTTACCCTTGTTTAGCATGTTTACATTACTTAAAGCCACTAACAACTTTTCGATGTACAACAAACTTGGAGAGGGAGGTTTTGGCCCCGTTTACAAG GGTGTACTGGAAGACGGGCATGAAATAGCAGTGAAGCGGCTAGCAAAAACATCCACTCAAGGACTTTACGAGTTCAAGAATGAAGTCATCTCAATATCTAAACTACAACATCGCAATCTTGTCAAGCTTTTGGGATGTTGCATAGATGGTTCCGAAAAGATATTGATTTATGAATATATGCCAAACAAAGGCCTCGATTCCTTCATATTTG ATAAATCTCAAAGCAAACTCCTCGAGTGGCCTACACGTTACCAGATTATCAATGGAATTGCTCGTGGACTTCTTTATCTTCACCAAGACTCTCGGCTTAGAATTGTACATAGAGATCTCAAAGTTAGCAATATTTTGCTAGACATGGATATGAACCCAAAGATATCAGATTTTGGTACAGCTAGAACTTTTGGAGAAAAGCAGTTGGAAGCAAACACAAACAGAGTGGTTGGAACATA TGGCTACATGGCGCCTGAGTATGCGGGTGATGGTATCTTTTCAACAAAGTCAGATGTATACAGCTTTGGCGTGGTAGTGTTGGAAATTGTGTCCGGGGAGAAAAACAGAGGATTTATCCACAAAAAACACTGCAACAACCTTATTGGACAT GTTTATTCAATCAAGCGGTTTTGTTCCAGTAGTTTAGGATGCCTTTAA
- the LOC110890029 gene encoding G-type lectin S-receptor-like serine/threonine-protein kinase At4g27290 isoform X4, which yields MAERRVTKTKLIFGFQVILYASIICTYAADTLSANQTIKYNETIVSPQETFELGFFSPGNSKNHYVGIWYKKRSYRTVVWVANRNTPLTHTSGELTLTLRGVLIIRDATMGNITWSSANSSNTSVTNPTAQLLDTGNFIVYDGLNQENPIWQSFDFLSDTLLPGMKYGVDFVTGFERRYTSWKSDDDPAFGEFSYGIDIRGYPQAILMDGPNVKFRGGPWNGLRYTGYPNLRPNPIYNYTFVLNKRETYFRYDLINTSVLMRVVLFPNGTIQRLLWADDNQVWKIYLGPLGDQCDLYAVCGPFGSCNIETSPVCECLKGFEPKSPEQWRAAESSQGCKRTIPLDCGPGEGFNQYSNLKLPDTRSSWYNQTMTLGECEKKCKSDCSCTAYTNLNISGAGSGCLLWFGDLMDIRTYSKNGDTLYIRMPPSELDLIANGTSSSVGIRVRVMVPIASVVLVILVSIYLLFYRFKRKKQHQQGTHTNMIEHDPENRNGDEDLELPLFSMFTLLKATNNFSMYNKLGEGGFGPVYKGVLEDGHEIAVKRLAKTSTQGLYEFKNEVISISKLQHRNLVKLLGCCIDGSEKILIYEYMPNKGLDSFIFDKSQSKLLEWPTRYQIINGIARGLLYLHQDSRLRIVHRDLKVSNILLDMDMNPKISDFGTARTFGEKQLEANTNRVVGTYGYMAPEYAGDGIFSTKSDVYSFGVVVLEIVSGEKNRGFIHKKHCNNLIGHTKSQQEEFSRGVD from the exons ATGGCGGAAAGAAGAGTGACCAAGACGAAGTTGATATTTGGCTTCCAAGTTATACTCTACGCATCAATAATCTGTACGTATGCTGCAGATACCCTATCTGCAAACCAAACCATTAAATACAATGAAACCATCGTTTCACCACAAGAAACCTTCGAGCTTGGTTTCTTTAGCCCCGGAAACTCCAAGAACCATTATGTCGGAATTTGGTACAAGAAAAGATCGTACCGAACCGTTGTATGGGTAGCTAACCGCAACACACCACTCACACATACCTCTGGCGAGCTAACTCTCACCCTTCGGGGAGTTTTAATTATCCGCGACGCCACCATGGGCAATATCACATGGTCATCAGCGAACTCATCAAACACATCGGTGACGAATCCAACTGCTCAGCTTCTAGATACAGGCAACTTTATAGTTTACGATGGCCTCAATCAAGAAAATCCCATATGGCAAAGTTTTGACTTTTTGTCAGATACTTTACTTCCCGGGATGAAGTACGGGGTAGATTTTGTTACCGGTTTTGAAAGGCGTTACACGTCGTGGAAATCCGACGACGATCCTGCTTTCGGTGAATTTTCTTATGGGATTGATATCAGAGGTTATCCTCAGGCGATCCTAATGGATGGCCCGAACGTAAAGTTCCGGGGAGGTCCATGGAACGGACTAAGGTATACCGGATACCCTAATTTGAGGCCTAACCCTATTTACAACTACACGTTTGTTCTTAATAAAAGAGAAACTTACTTCCGGTATGATCTTATAAATACTTCGGTTTTAATGCGAGTGGTGTTGTTTCCAAATGGTACTATACAGCGCTTGTTATGGGCTGATGACAACCAAGTATGGAAGATTTATTTGGGCCCACTAGGGGATCAATGTGATCTCTACGCTGTGTGCGGTCCGTTCGGCAGCTGCAACATTGAAACCTCTCCTGTTTGTGAATGTTTGAAGGGGTTTGAACCCAAATCTCCGGAACAGTGGAGGGCTGCAGAGTCTTCACAAGGGTGTAAACGCACTATCCCTTTGGATTGTGGACCTGGGGAGGGGTTCAACCAATATTCTAACCTAAAGTTACCCGACACACGATCGTCATGGTATAACCAGACCATGACCCTTGGGGAATGTGAGAAGAAGTGCAAAAGTGATTGTTCATGTACTGCTTACACAAATTTGAATATCTCAGGGGCCGGGAGTGGTTGCTTGCTATGGTTCGGTGACCTAATGGATATCAGAACATATTCTAAAAACGGGGATACTCTTTATATACGCATGCCACCTTCCGAGTTAG ACTTGATAGCAAACGGCACCAGCTCAAGTGTAGGGATAAGAGTACGAGTTATGGTCCCCATAGCATCTGTTGTTTTGGTCATCCTAGTTTCAATATACTTACTATTTTATCGTTTTAAAAGGAAGAAGCAACATCAACAAG GGACACACACaaacatgattgaacatgatCCTGAAAATAGAAATGGTGACGAAGATCTAGAGTTACCCTTGTTTAGCATGTTTACATTACTTAAAGCCACTAACAACTTTTCGATGTACAACAAACTTGGAGAGGGAGGTTTTGGCCCCGTTTACAAG GGTGTACTGGAAGACGGGCATGAAATAGCAGTGAAGCGGCTAGCAAAAACATCCACTCAAGGACTTTACGAGTTCAAGAATGAAGTCATCTCAATATCTAAACTACAACATCGCAATCTTGTCAAGCTTTTGGGATGTTGCATAGATGGTTCCGAAAAGATATTGATTTATGAATATATGCCAAACAAAGGCCTCGATTCCTTCATATTTG ATAAATCTCAAAGCAAACTCCTCGAGTGGCCTACACGTTACCAGATTATCAATGGAATTGCTCGTGGACTTCTTTATCTTCACCAAGACTCTCGGCTTAGAATTGTACATAGAGATCTCAAAGTTAGCAATATTTTGCTAGACATGGATATGAACCCAAAGATATCAGATTTTGGTACAGCTAGAACTTTTGGAGAAAAGCAGTTGGAAGCAAACACAAACAGAGTGGTTGGAACATA TGGCTACATGGCGCCTGAGTATGCGGGTGATGGTATCTTTTCAACAAAGTCAGATGTATACAGCTTTGGCGTGGTAGTGTTGGAAATTGTGTCCGGGGAGAAAAACAGAGGATTTATCCACAAAAAACACTGCAACAACCTTATTGGACAT ACCAAATCTCAACAAGAGGAGTTTTCTAGAGGGGTGGATTAA